The Juglans regia cultivar Chandler chromosome 1, Walnut 2.0, whole genome shotgun sequence nucleotide sequence atatatattttttttttttgacggTAACACGTCTCAATCATAAATTGATACCTCAATAATGGGTAATGTATGGTAATGTATATTGACATTAATTGACGTCATCTTAGGATTTGAAGAAGGCTTATAGGTCTCtcgtaaaaggaaaaaaaaaaaatgtaaatttggtTATACTTCTTCCGCTTCACGATTCATTCACGAATGATTCATGAATACGATAGCCTGTTCAAGTCGGATAGAAAAATTGGTTTCATTGACCATAGACTTTGAAAACTCCGAAACAACCTCGTTCCTTGGGAGCTTGTTTGATCCCTCTCTATGACTTTAAgcatattaattattagaaGCTCGTCGACTTCTTCCTCATACGTTGCTTGGATTTCTTAACCAAAAGGTGCGGGAGAAGGGGAATAGATGATAACCCTGATCAGTCTCTGAGCCATGTAAGACGGACCATGAAGTTTTATTGAATTCTTTTGATTGTTCCTTTTGATTTCTGATCGATTTGCTTTTCCTGGCTTTGTATCTTGGTACTGGACGTAATTTCTCCCTGTTTTCTTAAAGACCCGGCTGGCCATAGCTGTTGTCGAGTTCATTGCCCCCAAAAACTCCCGTTGCAAATACATAACCATTTCTTTACTGACCCAGTTGGGCATATTTGTTACTGATTTTCATTGCTATAAAATGAAATTCCCGTTGCAAATACAAATCCCTTTCCATACTGTTTCCCCTTTTGTATTAGTTTCCAATTCCAGGCTTTGACTCTTTTATTATACAAATCctatttaatttagtaatttactCTTCTCTCTATTCTTTGGATCGTAATTCAGATTTGCAGAATACCCGGTGGGAATTTGATGAAATATTAATGTTGGCGAGACAATTCAATCTGCTCACTGCGCTATTAATTCCTCGTAGCGAGCCCAATTGACATATCGATTCGTTAATAGAAGACCCAACTGAAGCTTTTTGGTGCCCAAAGTCTAATAGTGTCTTTCATCTTTGAAGAATGGCCGCGGTGCAAAATCAATTAGAGATCAAGTTTAGGTTGACTGATGGATCGGATATCGGCCCCAAAAGCTTTCCCGTTGCTACAAGTGTTGCAAATTTAAAGGAAAGCATTCTTGCTCAATGGCCAAAAGGTGGTTATCTTGttttttgtgtgtttgattTTAATTCCATAATCATCTGTTCGTCAAGCTTTTTTTCATCTTACCATAGTTCTTCAGTGTGAAACAAGTAGTGACAACTGTTACATAATGAAATCTGGGGTAAAGATGTCGGATTGGATCATTCAGATTTGCTGTACAGTGACtaagaatttttttgtgttatatCTGTCATAGAGCATTACATTGCTTTTGAATTCACTAACCAACTTTTGGGGCGGAGCTCTCATAGACAACTTAGCCATCACCATCATGATGACAAATACAGAAGTAGTGGACGATGCAGTATCCTACAAACTGATTCTATGCAGCATCCTCTCAAGAAACTAAGTAGACTTGCTGGAGAGCACACTATGGAAACTTATTTTGAATGCTCTGGTTAACACAGAAGGGGTTAGTTAACATGGCATTGAAGGTGGCTTTTATTGGAAATGCTTCCTCAAAGGGATTGGCTGTATGACCGAAATAAGACCCAAGAACCAATGAGAGATAGCTAGTTATTCTTTATATTGAAATTAAGGTTGTCCGAGATCCACGGGAAGTTTCTGAAAACTGCAGCATTTTTGGCAGCTGCCCACAAGAGGCAAAGAATAGCCTGTAGCTCTTACTGCCACATTGGGTAATGGTCAAGGAGATCTATATTTGCCGTTGACTAGCCTTATTCAATGGCAATAAAATGCAAGTCATACTTGGTAAAAATCAAGTGCATTAAGTTCTTTCTTGAAATTGCATTTGATATTCTAGATGATGAGAACATCAATGTTAAGCATGGACCAAGAGCATTTGATAACACGAGTAACACTAAAATTGGCATTCTTTAGGTCTTAAATTCCATCACCTTTTCTGTCTATTCTATGTCAGTTATTATGTCTTAGTAGACCTCTTCGTTTGAAATTTCTCTCTCTACTATCTTGCAATTCCTTGATTTTTAATGTTATATGAGATACATACATAAATgctatattttgattttttagagAAGGAGAATGGTCCAAGGACAGTGAAAGATGTCAAGTTAATAAGTGCAGGCAAAATATTGGAGAACAACAGAACACTAGGGGAGTGCCAGAGCCCATTATGTGACATCCCTGGTGGAGTCACGACCATGCACGTCATCGTTCAGCCACCTTCTTCAGATAAAGGTAAAAGTGTTTCTGAGACATTCCATAAATTGTTACTGATATTTACAAAGTAAGACCTATTATTTCTCTGCCTTTTAGGTTCTTCTGTTGGGGAGAAATATATTTTCCATTTCGATTCTACtgctgttttatttttaattgtcaCCTCTAAGTGATGGCTCCATTCTACCAATTCCTTGTTTACATATAATTAGAAATAGTTTTGGTTATGTTAGCTCGTACACTTTAGTTATGGTGACTTCTTAAACCTTGGCTATCTATGTATATTCATTTAACTGCTCTTCTTCCCAACTTCAAGTTCTATTTTACTTAACCTGATCTTTGACAAAATGCTTATCTTCTTCTAATTCAACAGAAAAGAAAGGAGCAAGCCAACCAAAGGAGAGCAAGTGTGTTTGTGTTATATTATGATTTACAGTTTTAAATAGTGGACGTGTCATTATTATCAGGTGGgtgtggattttttttgtatgattgCGGAGATACCGTCCCTTTCATTACTAATATCATTCGGGCTCTTAATTTTACCCCTTTTCATTGAGTTTGTGTATCTCATTTCTACTTCAGGTAAAGAGTATTGGAGCTAGTAAGACAATGAAAGTTGGTGGCTTGCTTTGATGCAGAAGTAGGCACATTTGTCATTGGTCATGTTTCATTTCAGGTTAACGATTTCCTCATATAGTTGTTGCCTTTCTTTGATTCGGTATATTTTGTTCATTGTTAAG carries:
- the LOC108988240 gene encoding membrane-anchored ubiquitin-fold protein 1-like; translation: MAAVQNQLEIKFRLTDGSDIGPKSFPVATSVANLKESILAQWPKEKENGPRTVKDVKLISAGKILENNRTLGECQSPLCDIPGGVTTMHVIVQPPSSDKEKKGASQPKESKCVCVIL